A window of Sphingobacterium kitahiroshimense genomic DNA:
ACATTCGATAATAAACCATGTAAAGCATGTCCAAATTCATGAAACAAAGTACTCGCTTCATCAAAAGTTAATAATGCCGGTTGGTCACCAACAGGTTTTGTGAAATTACAAACGATCGAGATTACAGGAGCATTACGCTTTCCTTCTGTTTTACTTTGATTACGGTAAGATGTCATCCATGCACCACTTCTTTTAGATTCGCGAGGAAAAAAATCGGCATATAATATACCTAAGTGAGAGCCATCTTTGTCTTTTACTTCGTACACCTCAACATCTTTTTGGTATACAGGAACGTTGTTTAAAGCAACGAACGTCAATCCATATAATTTATTAGCGACAGCAAATGCGCCTTCTCTTACTGTAGGCAAACTAAAGTAAGGTTTGATTTCATCTTCGTTTAATGCGAATCTTTTTTTACGGATAATCTCTGTATAGTATCTCCAGTCATAAGGGGCTACTTCAAAATTACCCCCCTCTGCTTTTATCTCTTTATTGATATCAGCAGCTTCGCCTTTTGCTTTATTAAGTGCCGGAGTCCATAATTTATTTAACAATGCATATACATTTGCGGGATTTTCAGCCATAGATTCTTCTAAAACAAACGCTGCATGAGATGCATAACCCAATAATTTAGCTTTTGCTAATCTAAGATTTGAAATCTTGCGTAAGTTTTCTTTATTATCAGTAGCATCATCATGATTTCCTTGTGTTTGGTATGCTTCCCAGATTTGTTTTCTTAATTCTCTGTTTTTAGCGTATTGCAAGAATGGCATAATAGAAGGATTCTGCAAAGTAAAAACCCATTTTCCTTCTTTACCCTTAGCTTTTGCATCTTCAGCAGCCGCTGATTTTAAAGCCTCTGATAGACCTTCTAATTGTGAAGCACTATCGACAACCAATTCAAAAGCTTTAGACTCAGTCATCAAATTCTGTCCGAATTGTAATGTTAATGACGATAATTCAGAATTAATTTTCTTCAATTTCTCTTTATCAGCATCTTTTAAGTTAACTCCCGCACGAACAAACGATTTATAGGTCTCTTCCAACAATTTATTATCTTCACTATCTAAACCTAACGATGATTTCTTAGACCAAACAGCTTTTACTCTTTCAAATAATTTCGCATTTAAAGAAATTTCATCATTATGTGCAGACATAATGGGCACTAATTCTTTAGCAATTGCTTTTATACTATCGTTAGTATTTGCCTGATTCAAATTATAAAAAACGGTAGATACATTACCCAATAATTTTCCAGCATTTTCTAATGCAACAATGGTATTGGCAAATGATGGATCTTCGGAATTATTTATAATTGTATCAATCTCTAAATTATGCACCTTAAGCGCTTCTTCAAAAGCGGGTTTAAAATGTTCATCTTTAATTTTATCAAATGGAGGAACATTAAATGGAGTATCGTATGCTAATAATAGCGGGTTATCTGTCATTTGTTTATTTTGTTCGCAACCAACAAAGGCTGTTGCCACAATTAAAAAAAATGGCAAAAGTCGTTTTTTCTTCATTATATATCTTTTTATTCTCGCAATAATTTGGGCAAAGTTACAAATATTTGTGTAAGTAATACTTTTTAGAAAGATCAAAATAAGTATTGTATATTTATCACAATATTGTAATAACCAGAAAAGTACTGAAACTATTTTATAATTTTGTTGTCTCATAGCATAAATCTTCATTAATGAATAATATCAATCATTTTTTCTTGTACTGCGCAGGTGTACATGAAGAGACATTAAAAAAATATCCGCAAGAACATAATAAGTATGTGGCTATTGGTGCTACCATTTTCTTCACGGGTCTTTTTGCCTCCCTTTCTGGTGGCTATGCTATGTATTTTGTTTTTAGTGGAACCTATCTAGATTGGCTTTTAGCAATTGTATTTGGTATCATATGGGGTCTAATGATCTTCAATATGGACCGTTATATTGTATTGAGTATTAATAAATCGAAAACAGGTGGCTTTCAATTCTTACAGGCTTTACCACGGATATTACTTGCCATATTAATTGGTATCGTTATTTCAAGACCTTTAGAGCTTAAAATTTTCGACAAAGAAATAAGAGAAAATTTAAAGACAACCTATATTGCCAATGAACGAGCTAAGATAGACAGTCTAAATATTATTTTTAACAAAAAATATACGTTTGATCTCACTCAACTTAAATCACTTACCACAGAAAGAGATTCCCTTGATGCAAGAATCAAAGCCGATCGACAAAAGCTCAACTTTGAAATCTTCGGTAATAAAACAACCGAAACATCTGGTGTAGTAGGATACGGACCATATGCAAAACGAAAAGAACTTGAATTAGAAAAATCAACAGTATATCTTGACAGTTTACGTAGCTCAATTATAGCTAAAGAGCGCTTAATACTTGACAAACAAAAAGCGGAAGGTATATTAAATCAAAAAGGGCTTTCAAATGCCAGTTTGGATAGCGCTGTTAATCTGGCTGGATTTGCTGACCGAAATTCAGCCCTTGGAAACCTTAAGTTTAAAGCTAACGGACAAGTGGATGAAGCAACTGCAAATGCGGTTACTTTCATCGGATTACTTTTTATTTTCCTTGAGTGTTTACCGGTATTCGTTAAGCTTCTTTCAGGAAGAGATGCTTATGATAAGGCGATCTACAATCAACGCATAATCGATGAATATGAATCGGATGCTTATACCGTTACGGAGAAAGCTGCTATAGACCATTTAAAAGATGCTTCTATCGATATATCGATCAATAAAAGACTTAAGAAAATGAACGAAGAAATAGAAGAAGAGGTTTAATCCTCTTCTTCTATTTCTTCATCCAAATATTTGGAATCAATTTGCTTATTTGCCTTAGCACCTAATTTCTTCAGATTCTCCACGCGCTTAATCACATTACCAGCGCCGAAAGATAGTTTTTTAGAAGCATCTTCATGGCTTTTCAATGCTTTTTGCAATTGTGCCTGTACTTGATCCATATCTGTTAAAAATCCGTGGAATTTGTCATAAAGTGCTCCGGCTTCCTTGGCAATTTCAATAACATTACGTGTCTGTCTTTCTTGTTTCCAGATACTAGCTATGGTACGTAAGGTTGCTAAAAGCGTAGATGGGCTTACAATTACGACCTTTCTATCCCATGCATCACTAAAAAGATCTGGTTTTTCGGAAACCGACATACTCAAAGCAGATTCTATCGGCATAAAGAGTAAGACAAAATCTGGAGATTCAATACCATACAATTCATGATAATTTTTTGCAGAAAGGTCTTTGACATGATTTTCCACAGATAAAATATGCTGTCTTGCAAAAACAGCACGATCGATATCATCTTCTGCATTTACCCAACGCTCGTAAGCTATCAAAGAAACTTTCGAATCGACAATCAGATGTTTATTTTCGGGCAAATCAATAATGGCATCGGGTTGCATTCGTCTCCCATCAATATCTGTAAATGATGCCTGCAATCTAAATTCACGATCCTTCACAAGCCCCGAGCGTTCCAGAACACGTTCTAAGATTACCTCGCCCCAATTTCCCTGTTTCTTTGCGTCACCTTTAAGAGCACGCGTCAAGTTGGTCGCTTCATCCTTAATCCGCAAACTTTGCTCCATCAGCTGTTGCACCACACCTTTCAAAGAGTTTCTTTCTGCGGCTTCCTGCGAATAAGTTTTATCCACTTTCTCTTCAAAAAGTTTGATTTTTTCTTTTAAAGGATCTAAGATCAATCCAATGGACTTCGAATTGGTTTCTGTAAATCGAAGTGTCTTTTCTTCTAAAATTTTATTGGCAATGACCTGAAACTCGGTATTAAATTGGCTTTTAATAGCAGCAATCTCCACTTTCTGCTCCTGAAACTTATCTTGCTGCGCCTCATAAAAAGAACGCGTGCTCTCTAAAGAACGTTCAACGATCAGTACATGCTCCCGTTCTTTTTCCAGTTCATCACGCAACATCGCCCGCTCTTGCAATAAACTCTGTTCACGTTGCTGCACTTTTGCCAGTTCTATTGCCATTAATTCCTTCTCCTCTCTCCACTGATTATCATCTTGATGTGAATCCTTCTTTTTCAAAGAAATTACAATTAGAACAACTAATAAAATGATAACGATAATAATATACACTGTTTCCATAAATTCACTTAACTAAATAAAAAATGGTCTTTTCAGACCATTAAAACTACTGTAACTTTTGATGAGTTCGCCACCAAAGGTCAGGCATTTCACCTGTAACAGCCATCTGATAGTCCTCATATCGACAAGGAACCAAATGATACCTTTCATTAACAGAACGTGACCCAAAATATGGAACTTGCATCCACCAGCGATCTGATTTTTTACTTTTAACAAATACCAATTCATGTTCCTCATTTTCCAGGGTCGTTCTATAGATAATATAAGACGATTTTGGTAATAAAGGGGTATCCTGCTTACGGTTATAAAAGCCATCTATAAAGCACCAGATCATCTGGGATACCAACATGGCTGTTTGCTGCATGGGATCATAAGATGGGTTAAATTCATAGAACCCGATTGAAGAACATTTATCTGACATCCCTGCGTAACGTGCAATCTGGCAGGCTTCATCGCCAAATAAACCATTTGGCATTGCATTCGCATTGCCCGAAGCTTCAGAAGCACGGATAGCTCCAATATCAAAACTAACCATATCAGCGGCTCGCACCAGCGGTTCAGATTGATCCATTCGACC
This region includes:
- a CDS encoding M3 family metallopeptidase — its product is MKKKRLLPFFLIVATAFVGCEQNKQMTDNPLLLAYDTPFNVPPFDKIKDEHFKPAFEEALKVHNLEIDTIINNSEDPSFANTIVALENAGKLLGNVSTVFYNLNQANTNDSIKAIAKELVPIMSAHNDEISLNAKLFERVKAVWSKKSSLGLDSEDNKLLEETYKSFVRAGVNLKDADKEKLKKINSELSSLTLQFGQNLMTESKAFELVVDSASQLEGLSEALKSAAAEDAKAKGKEGKWVFTLQNPSIMPFLQYAKNRELRKQIWEAYQTQGNHDDATDNKENLRKISNLRLAKAKLLGYASHAAFVLEESMAENPANVYALLNKLWTPALNKAKGEAADINKEIKAEGGNFEVAPYDWRYYTEIIRKKRFALNEDEIKPYFSLPTVREGAFAVANKLYGLTFVALNNVPVYQKDVEVYEVKDKDGSHLGILYADFFPRESKRSGAWMTSYRNQSKTEGKRNAPVISIVCNFTKPVGDQPALLTFDEASTLFHEFGHALHGLLSNVKYKSLAGTSVSRDFVELPSQIMENWAADPQVLKEYAKHYKTKEAIPDSLIAKMEKAGTFDQGFATVEYLAASLLDMNYHATTSPITGDINDFEKGAMKKIGLIDAIIPRYRSTYFQHIFASGYSAGYYAYIWSEVLDSDAFAAFKEKSLYDQPTADSFRRNILEKGNTGDPAQMYKTFRGADPDPKYLLIKRGLN
- a CDS encoding DUF4407 domain-containing protein, translated to MNNINHFFLYCAGVHEETLKKYPQEHNKYVAIGATIFFTGLFASLSGGYAMYFVFSGTYLDWLLAIVFGIIWGLMIFNMDRYIVLSINKSKTGGFQFLQALPRILLAILIGIVISRPLELKIFDKEIRENLKTTYIANERAKIDSLNIIFNKKYTFDLTQLKSLTTERDSLDARIKADRQKLNFEIFGNKTTETSGVVGYGPYAKRKELELEKSTVYLDSLRSSIIAKERLILDKQKAEGILNQKGLSNASLDSAVNLAGFADRNSALGNLKFKANGQVDEATANAVTFIGLLFIFLECLPVFVKLLSGRDAYDKAIYNQRIIDEYESDAYTVTEKAAIDHLKDASIDISINKRLKKMNEEIEEEV
- the rmuC gene encoding DNA recombination protein RmuC, whose amino-acid sequence is METVYIIIVIILLVVLIVISLKKKDSHQDDNQWREEKELMAIELAKVQQREQSLLQERAMLRDELEKEREHVLIVERSLESTRSFYEAQQDKFQEQKVEIAAIKSQFNTEFQVIANKILEEKTLRFTETNSKSIGLILDPLKEKIKLFEEKVDKTYSQEAAERNSLKGVVQQLMEQSLRIKDEATNLTRALKGDAKKQGNWGEVILERVLERSGLVKDREFRLQASFTDIDGRRMQPDAIIDLPENKHLIVDSKVSLIAYERWVNAEDDIDRAVFARQHILSVENHVKDLSAKNYHELYGIESPDFVLLFMPIESALSMSVSEKPDLFSDAWDRKVVIVSPSTLLATLRTIASIWKQERQTRNVIEIAKEAGALYDKFHGFLTDMDQVQAQLQKALKSHEDASKKLSFGAGNVIKRVENLKKLGAKANKQIDSKYLDEEIEEED